A genome region from Chryseobacterium sp. G0186 includes the following:
- the pdxA gene encoding 4-hydroxythreonine-4-phosphate dehydrogenase PdxA, which produces MSPKNHKVRVGISIGDFNGIGPEIIMKSLKDKTITDFFTPIIFGSGKLFTYQKNIFKLNLNFNYINEASQAQAGKLNMLNLTKENVNVELGVPTEESTKMAIDSLEAATEALMKGEIDVLVTAPINKDEMVKMGFKHAGHTGYFEEKFSKKGLMFLVTEDLKVAVSTHHIPIAQVAENISKEKIKKQIKALNQTLMEDFCIQKPKIAVLGLNPHAGDGGVIGKEEIEIISPAIKELSDNGILTFGPFPADSFFQPNKYRNFDAVLAMYHDQGLAPFKTLAYEEGVNYTAGLPFIRTSPDHGVAYDIAGKNIADEQSFTEAIFTAIKIFKNRSEYTELMANRLQPRKMVVDNGIDEDLPDETEA; this is translated from the coding sequence ATGAGCCCAAAAAACCATAAAGTACGAGTAGGAATTTCAATCGGTGATTTCAACGGCATCGGTCCGGAGATCATTATGAAGTCTCTGAAAGACAAAACCATTACGGATTTTTTCACTCCTATAATTTTTGGTTCAGGGAAATTATTCACATATCAGAAAAACATTTTCAAGTTGAATCTTAATTTCAACTATATCAATGAAGCATCGCAGGCTCAGGCCGGCAAACTTAATATGCTGAATTTAACCAAGGAAAATGTCAATGTAGAATTGGGAGTACCTACAGAAGAGTCTACCAAAATGGCGATAGATTCTTTGGAAGCTGCTACTGAAGCTTTAATGAAAGGAGAGATTGATGTTCTTGTAACCGCTCCTATCAATAAGGATGAGATGGTAAAAATGGGCTTTAAGCACGCCGGACATACTGGATATTTTGAAGAGAAATTTAGCAAAAAAGGACTTATGTTCCTGGTAACTGAAGATCTTAAAGTAGCAGTATCTACCCACCACATTCCTATTGCTCAGGTTGCTGAAAACATTTCCAAGGAAAAGATCAAAAAACAAATCAAGGCACTCAATCAAACCCTAATGGAAGATTTCTGCATTCAGAAGCCTAAGATTGCCGTATTAGGATTGAATCCTCATGCTGGTGACGGAGGTGTAATCGGAAAAGAAGAAATCGAAATTATCAGTCCGGCGATCAAAGAATTATCAGATAATGGAATATTGACATTTGGCCCTTTCCCGGCAGATAGTTTCTTCCAACCCAACAAATACAGAAACTTTGATGCCGTTTTAGCAATGTACCACGATCAGGGATTGGCCCCATTCAAGACATTAGCTTATGAGGAAGGAGTAAATTATACCGCAGGACTTCCATTTATCAGAACCTCTCCGGATCATGGGGTAGCCTACGATATTGCAGGGAAAAATATTGCTGATGAACAGAGTTTTACGGAAGCTATTTTCACTGCCATTAAGATTTTCAAAAACAGAAGTGAATACACTGAGTTGATGGCCAACCGTCTACAGCCGAGAAAAATGGTTGTTGACAATGGAATAGACGAAGATCTACCTGACGAAACTGAAGCATAA
- a CDS encoding YceD family protein, translating into MDKLRNYDVSFSGLKNGKHEFKFEIDKTFFQLFDTEQEFTNPRIEVYVLLDKHTTFLEFEIKINGLVELVCDITNDDFDYSIENEIKILVNFGEEYDDSNEDVITIPTSDHAFNIAHLIYENVMLSIPMKKISPNVSDEDLKILEQFSPKEIEEAEEEKEHESDPRWDALRKLRDNN; encoded by the coding sequence ATGGACAAGTTAAGAAACTATGACGTAAGCTTTTCCGGACTTAAAAACGGAAAACACGAGTTCAAGTTTGAGATAGATAAAACGTTCTTTCAATTATTTGACACTGAGCAGGAATTTACAAATCCTAGAATAGAAGTATATGTATTACTTGATAAGCATACTACTTTTCTGGAATTTGAGATTAAAATAAATGGTTTAGTTGAGCTGGTTTGTGATATCACAAATGATGATTTCGACTATTCTATTGAGAATGAAATCAAAATTTTGGTGAATTTCGGGGAAGAATATGATGACAGCAATGAAGATGTTATTACGATTCCTACATCAGATCACGCTTTCAATATTGCACATTTGATATACGAAAACGTAATGCTTTCCATTCCGATGAAAAAAATATCACCGAATGTAAGTGATGAAGATCTGAAAATTCTTGAGCAGTTCAGCCCCAAAGAAATTGAGGAAGCTGAAGAAGAAAAAGAACATGAGAGCGATCCAAGATGGGACGCATTAAGAAAATTAAGAGACAATAATTAA
- the rpmF gene encoding 50S ribosomal protein L32, whose product MAHPKRRQSSTRRDKRRTHYKAVVPQLAKDATTGELHLYHRAHWHEGKLYYRGKVVLEKEVAATEEN is encoded by the coding sequence ATGGCACATCCAAAGAGAAGACAGTCGTCCACAAGAAGAGATAAAAGAAGAACTCACTACAAAGCTGTAGTTCCTCAATTAGCTAAAGATGCAACAACAGGAGAGCTTCACCTATACCACAGAGCTCACTGGCATGAAGGAAAACTTTACTACAGAGGTAAAGTAGTATTGGAAAAAGAAGTAGCTGCTACTGAAGAAAACTAA
- the accB gene encoding acetyl-CoA carboxylase biotin carboxyl carrier protein, which yields MDIKDIQNLIKFVSKAEVSEVKYKTKDFEITIKTPLAGNDAVYAQPAVYHTAPQAVAAPAPVTTSAAPAVAEKAEAASDDSKYITIKSPMIGTFYRKPSPDKDVFANVGDDVSVGKVVCVIEAMKLFNQIESEVSGKIVKILVDDATPVEYDQPLFLVDPS from the coding sequence ATGGACATTAAAGACATACAAAATCTTATTAAGTTTGTATCTAAGGCTGAAGTTTCAGAGGTGAAATACAAGACTAAAGATTTCGAAATCACTATTAAAACTCCATTAGCTGGAAATGATGCTGTTTATGCACAACCTGCAGTATACCACACTGCTCCACAAGCAGTAGCTGCTCCTGCTCCTGTTACTACTTCAGCTGCTCCTGCAGTTGCTGAAAAAGCAGAAGCTGCATCTGATGACAGTAAATATATAACGATCAAGTCTCCAATGATCGGTACTTTCTATAGAAAACCATCTCCGGATAAAGACGTATTTGCCAATGTAGGTGACGATGTTTCTGTTGGTAAAGTAGTTTGCGTTATTGAAGCAATGAAATTATTCAACCAGATTGAATCTGAAGTTAGCGGAAAAATTGTTAAAATCTTAGTTGACGATGCAACTCCGGTAGAATATGACCAACCTTTATTCTTAGTAGATCCATCTTAA
- the accC gene encoding acetyl-CoA carboxylase biotin carboxylase subunit, with translation MFKKILIANRGEIAMRILRTCKEMGIKTVAVYSTADKDSLHVRFADEAVCIGPAMSKDSYLKIPNIIAAAEITNADAIHPGYGFLSENANFSRICEKNGIKFIGASPEQIEKMGDKANAKATMKAAGVPCVPGSDGLIESYEHAVKVAAETGYPVMIKATAGGGGKGMRAVWKAEDLKDHWESAIQEAVAAFGNGGMYMEKLIEEPRHIEIQVAGDQFGKACHLSERDCSVQRRNQKLTEETPSPFMTDELREKMGDAAVKAAEFIGYEGVGTIEFLVDKHRNFYFMEMNTRIQVEHPITEQVIDYDLIREQILLAAGTPISGINYYPKLHSIECRINAEDPYADFRPSPGKITGLNIPGGHGIRVDTHVYSGYTIPSNYDSMIAKLITTAQTREEAIAKMRRALEEFYIEGVKTTIPFHRQLMDNEDYLAGNYTTKFMEDFVMDRKYDNH, from the coding sequence ATGTTCAAAAAAATATTAATAGCCAATCGTGGCGAAATTGCAATGCGTATTTTACGTACTTGTAAAGAAATGGGGATCAAAACGGTAGCTGTATACTCTACCGCTGATAAAGACAGTCTTCACGTAAGATTTGCTGATGAAGCAGTTTGCATCGGTCCTGCAATGAGCAAAGACTCATACCTTAAAATTCCTAACATTATTGCTGCTGCGGAAATTACCAATGCTGATGCAATTCACCCTGGTTACGGATTCTTATCTGAAAATGCCAACTTCTCAAGAATTTGCGAAAAGAACGGTATAAAGTTCATCGGAGCTTCTCCTGAGCAGATCGAGAAAATGGGAGATAAAGCTAACGCTAAGGCTACCATGAAAGCAGCTGGTGTACCATGTGTACCTGGTTCTGATGGTTTGATCGAATCTTACGAACACGCTGTAAAAGTTGCTGCTGAAACCGGATACCCGGTAATGATCAAGGCAACTGCTGGTGGTGGTGGTAAAGGAATGAGAGCGGTATGGAAAGCTGAAGACCTTAAAGATCACTGGGAGTCTGCAATTCAGGAAGCTGTAGCTGCCTTTGGAAACGGAGGTATGTACATGGAAAAACTGATTGAAGAGCCTAGACATATTGAAATTCAGGTTGCCGGTGACCAATTTGGTAAAGCTTGTCACCTTTCTGAAAGAGACTGTTCTGTACAGAGAAGAAATCAGAAATTAACTGAAGAAACTCCATCTCCGTTCATGACAGATGAACTTCGTGAGAAAATGGGTGACGCTGCAGTAAAAGCTGCTGAATTCATTGGATATGAAGGAGTAGGAACTATTGAATTCCTTGTAGACAAGCACAGAAATTTCTATTTCATGGAAATGAATACAAGAATCCAGGTAGAGCACCCTATTACTGAACAGGTAATTGATTATGACCTGATCAGAGAACAAATTCTTCTGGCAGCAGGAACTCCTATCTCGGGAATCAACTATTATCCTAAGTTACATTCAATCGAATGTAGAATCAATGCTGAAGATCCTTACGCAGACTTCAGACCATCTCCGGGGAAAATCACAGGATTAAACATTCCTGGTGGACACGGAATCAGAGTAGATACTCACGTTTACTCCGGATATACAATCCCTTCTAACTATGACTCTATGATTGCTAAGCTTATCACTACGGCTCAAACCCGTGAGGAAGCTATTGCAAAAATGAGACGTGCCCTAGAGGAATTTTATATTGAAGGAGTAAAAACCACTATTCCTTTCCACAGACAACTAATGGATAATGAAGATTATCTTGCAGGAAACTATACTACAAAATTCATGGAAGATTTTGTAATGGATAGAAAATATGATAATCACTAA
- a CDS encoding YdcF family protein produces the protein MLKHILKYISIAALSWFVIHSLYITYDGLSDTKQKADLAVVFGNKVNEDETLSPRLKARLDKSIELYQEKQIKDILVSGGLGKEGYWEGTEMKKYLIKNKIPADNILVDNFGDNTEKTVINTIRIADSLKYTKIISVSQFYHQTRIKKLFREQHFKNMESSSPKYFEIRDLYSVFREFFAYYL, from the coding sequence ATGCTGAAACATATTTTAAAATACATTTCGATTGCAGCCTTATCCTGGTTTGTCATTCACTCCCTTTACATTACCTATGACGGTCTTTCAGACACAAAACAAAAAGCCGATCTTGCTGTAGTCTTTGGAAATAAAGTGAATGAAGACGAAACACTTTCTCCCCGACTGAAAGCGAGACTGGATAAAAGCATTGAGCTTTACCAAGAGAAACAAATCAAAGACATATTGGTAAGTGGTGGCTTAGGTAAAGAGGGATATTGGGAAGGCACAGAAATGAAAAAATATCTGATTAAAAATAAAATTCCCGCAGACAATATCCTTGTGGATAACTTTGGGGATAACACTGAGAAGACCGTTATCAATACCATAAGAATAGCTGATAGTTTAAAATATACCAAAATTATCTCAGTTTCACAATTCTACCATCAGACACGCATAAAAAAGCTATTCAGAGAGCAACATTTTAAAAACATGGAAAGCTCTAGTCCAAAGTATTTTGAAATAAGAGATCTATATTCAGTTTTCAGAGAGTTTTTTGCTTATTATTTATAG
- the rocD gene encoding ornithine--oxo-acid transaminase gives MSTAEQTKNSQYFIDLEDKHGAHNYHPLPVVLDRGEGVFVWDVEGNRYYDFLSAYSAVNQGHSHPKIVGALVEQAQKLALTSRAFYNSKLGEYEQKITTLFGFDKVLPMNSGAEAVETAVKLARKWSYEVKGISENAAKIIVCENNFHGRTTTIVSFSNDPDANQNYGPFTPGFIKIPYNDIAALEEVLSREAGNIAAFLVEPIQGEAGVYVPDENFLKNASELCKKHNVLFIADEVQTGIARTGKLIACHHENVQPDILILGKALSGGMYPVSAVLANDEIMNVIKPGQHGSTFGGNPIACAVAVAALDVVADEKLSERAEELGKLFRAEIEKLIEKTDLITKVRGKGLLNAILINDTPDSSTAWNLCLQLKENGLLAKPTHGNIIRLAPPLVITEEQLLDCVKIIEKTILEYK, from the coding sequence ATGTCAACAGCAGAACAAACAAAAAACTCACAGTATTTTATTGACCTTGAAGACAAACATGGAGCACACAATTATCACCCTCTTCCAGTAGTTCTGGATCGTGGAGAAGGTGTTTTTGTCTGGGATGTAGAGGGCAATAGGTATTATGATTTTCTTTCAGCATATTCTGCTGTAAACCAAGGACACTCCCACCCTAAGATTGTAGGTGCATTAGTAGAGCAGGCTCAAAAACTGGCTTTAACATCTAGAGCATTCTACAACTCTAAGCTAGGAGAATATGAACAAAAAATCACTACCCTTTTCGGATTTGATAAGGTTTTACCTATGAACTCCGGAGCTGAAGCAGTAGAAACAGCAGTAAAGCTTGCCAGAAAATGGAGCTATGAAGTAAAAGGGATCTCAGAAAACGCAGCAAAGATTATTGTTTGTGAAAATAACTTCCATGGAAGAACGACAACCATTGTTTCTTTCTCCAATGATCCTGATGCTAACCAGAACTATGGGCCGTTTACCCCAGGATTCATCAAAATTCCTTATAATGATATTGCAGCCCTGGAAGAAGTGCTAAGCAGAGAAGCTGGAAATATAGCAGCATTCCTGGTAGAGCCTATTCAAGGAGAAGCTGGAGTATATGTTCCGGATGAAAACTTCCTTAAAAATGCTTCTGAGCTATGTAAGAAACACAACGTTCTTTTTATTGCAGATGAAGTTCAGACAGGTATCGCAAGAACAGGTAAACTGATTGCCTGCCACCATGAAAATGTACAACCGGATATCCTTATCCTTGGAAAAGCGCTTTCGGGAGGAATGTATCCTGTGTCAGCAGTATTGGCAAATGACGAAATCATGAATGTAATTAAGCCTGGACAGCATGGTTCTACATTTGGTGGAAATCCAATTGCCTGTGCAGTAGCTGTAGCAGCATTAGATGTTGTTGCTGATGAAAAATTATCTGAAAGAGCTGAAGAGCTTGGAAAATTATTCAGAGCTGAGATTGAAAAGCTAATTGAAAAAACTGATCTTATTACCAAAGTAAGAGGAAAAGGACTTTTAAACGCTATCCTTATCAACGATACACCAGACAGCTCTACGGCCTGGAATCTTTGCCTACAATTAAAAGAAAACGGATTATTGGCTAAACCAACCCATGGTAACATCATCAGATTGGCACCACCATTGGTAATCACAGAAGAACAATTACTAGATTGTGTAAAAATTATTGAAAAGACGATTCTTGAATATAAATAA